The genomic interval GTACCCGAGATCCACGAGCGCCTGGGCGCGATGATCCAGCTCCTCGGCAAGCGCCTGAAGAGCTTCCCCGAGGCGGCCTGGAGCCTGGAGCACTTCTTCCGCGCGCTGCCCGAGTACGACCCGGCGGTCGTGGCCGAGCGGCTCGGGGGAGCGGCGGCCGAGCGACTGGCCGGACTGGCCGCGGCCTTCGGCGCCCTGCCGGCCGGCGGCTTCGCTGCGGCCGAGCTCGAGGCCGCGCTGCGCGGGGAGGCCGCGCGCACGGGCGCCGACGCCGCCGAGCTGATCCACGCCCTGCGCGTGGCGGTCAGCGGCCGCGGGGTGAGCCCGGACATCTTCCGGATGTGCGAGCTGCTCGGGCGGGAGGCGGTGCTAAGGCGCCTGACGGAGCGGGCTTGGGAGCGAGCGGCCGGGGTCGAGGGGGCCTGATTCCGGCGGCCGGGGGGCTTGCACGCCCCCGGGGGATCTGCTACTTTTCGCCGCGTTGCTGCCCCGTCGTCTAACGGCAGGACAACGGATTCTGGTTCCGTTGATCGAGGTTCGAATCCTTGCGGGGCAACCTCTCCTGCGACCGACGGGGCGCTGGAGTCCGGCCCCATCGTCTAGCCCGGTTAGGACATCGGATTCTCGATCCGGTAACAGGGGTTCGAATCCCCTTGGGGCTACCTCAGAGGCCTCCCGCTTCCGGCGGGGGGCCGTCTTGTTGATGGCGCCGGGCCCCCGGGCAGAAAGGTCCACATGGCGAGCACGCCGAAGAAGAGCCAGAGCGCGCGGCCGCGCCTGAAGGCCGTGACGGGGCGCCTGCCCGTGGACGGCGAGGCGACGCTCAAGAAGCGCGTGCGCACGGTGATCGACCAGCTCCCCACGCGCGAGGCGACCAAGCTGCTCCAGGAGACGCTCATCGCCCACTAACCCAGGGCGAGGAGCTGAAGCCCTACCAGGCCGAGCTGGTCAAGCTCCAGCAGCACCTGGAGCGCACGGGCGGCAAGATGATCATCCTGATGGACGGCCGCGACGCCTCGGGCAAGGGCGGCACGATCCGCCGCGTCACCCGCTACATGAACGAGAAGCGCTACCGCGTGGTGGCCCTCGGCAAGCCCAGCCCGCGCCAGCTCAGCGAGCTGCACATGAAGCGCTACATCGAGCACTTCCCGATGGCGGGCGAGATCGTGCTCTTCGATCGCAGCTGGTACAACCGGGCGATGGTCGAGCCCGTCATGCACTTCTGCAGCGAGGCCGAGCACCAGCAGTTCATGGACGACGTGGTGGGCTACGAGGAGAGCTTCATCGCCGACGGCAAGACGCTCCTGCTCAAGCTCTACTTCTCGGTGTCCAAGGACGAGCAGGCGCGGCGCTTCCAGCGGCGCCAGAACGACGCCCTGCGCCAGTGGAAGCTGAGCGAGGTGGACCTGCAGGCGCAGGACTTCTGGGACGCGTTCACCGAGGCGAAGTTCAACCTGCTCAAGCGCACGCACACGCCGCGCACGCCCTGGTTCGTGATCCGCTCGGACGACAAACACCTGGCCCGCCTGGAGACGATCAAGCTCATCCTGGGCGCGATCGCCTACCGCGGCCGCAGCCGCAAGCTGGCCTTCGCGGACTTCGCGCTCAATCCGGCGGTGGTGATCCCCG from bacterium carries:
- a CDS encoding polyphosphate kinase 2, producing the protein MKPYQAELVKLQQHLERTGGKMIILMDGRDASGKGGTIRRVTRYMNEKRYRVVALGKPSPRQLSELHMKRYIEHFPMAGEIVLFDRSWYNRAMVEPVMHFCSEAEHQQFMDDVVGYEESFIADGKTLLLKLYFSVSKDEQARRFQRRQNDALRQWKLSEVDLQAQDFWDAFTEAKFNLLKRTHTPRTPWFVIRSDDKHLARLETIKLILGAIAYRGRSRKLAFADFALNPAVVIPGDVELRNMIAQRRRHGKFLY